A region of the Mycoplasma capricolum subsp. capricolum ATCC 27343 genome:
TCTAATATTTTTTCAAGTTGTATTTTGTGAACTTTGATTTATAAAACTATCATTTGATAAATAAAAGGTTAGATCATATTTATTATTTAAATATTGATCATTTGTAGTAATAACATCTAAATTAACTGTTAAACTAATCTCAAGTTTCATTCCATCTTTTATAAAAGAAATATATTCATCAGATAATTTAAAATTAAAACTTTTTAAAATGTTTTCAACATTTTCATTATAAAAGTTAGCTAAACCTTTAGATAAATAAAAGTTAGAATCACTATTTTTACTAGGTGTATTTGATGCTTTAATAGTTCTAGTTATATCAACTTGTTCAACTAAATTAAATTCTGATTTAAAATTTTCAATTCTAGTATGTCTTTGCTTATTTAAATCAATATTAGATAAATTCATACTTGATAATAAAGCTAAAAACATTTTAATCATCTCCTATTAATGTATTAGAAAAAAATAAAAAATTTTAGCAAGTTGAAAATACTTAAAATAGTGTTAAAAAACAGTTTTATAATAAATAATAATGAGGTTTATATGAAAGTTAAAGTCAATAATTTAGAACAAACTTATAAATTAGCTAAAAAAGTTAAAAAAATAATTCAAAATAAAAAAATTCCTTTTTATGTTTTATTAAAAGGAGATCTAGGAGCAGGTAAAACTACTTTTACAAAAGCTTTATTGGAAGAATTTGAAGTTAAACAAAATATTACATCTCCAAGTTTTGTAATTATGAACCAATATTTTGTAAATGATTTAAAAATTAATCATATGGATGCTTATAGATTAAATAATGATAGTGAATTAGAAATGTATTTAGATGAATTTTTAGATAGTTTAAATATTATTGAATGATATGAAAATATAGATTTAGATTTAAATACTATTAATAAGTTAATTATTGAAATTAAAATTATAGATGAAAACAAACGTTTATTTTTTATAGGAGAATAAAATGAACTTATTTATAGATACTACTAATTGAAAATTAATTTATATTTTAGAAAAAGATGATCAAATTATTGATTCTTTAATTATTTTAAATAATAAAAAACTTTCAGATATTGCTATTTTAAAACTAAATGAGTTTTTATTAAAAAACAAACTAACTATAAAAGATCTTAAAGCTTTTTATTTAACAATTGGTCCTGGTAGTTATACAGGAGTTAGAGTTGGTTTAACAATAGTTAAAACTTTAAAAGTCTTAAATAATAATTTTGAAGTTTTTATAATAAATTCTTTATTATATCAAGCTGGATTAAATAATGTTATTTCATGTATTGATGCTAGAAGCAATAAGTATTATATAAGTGTTTATAATAATGCTAAACAATTATTAGATATTAGTTTAATAGAACAAAATCAAATTGATGATTTACTTTTTAAATATAAAGATTTTGAATTAGTGAATGATTATGAATTTGATTACATTAAACACTATTTAGATTTAAAAAAATTTTTTATTAATATAAAAGATGATAATCAATTAAATCCTTTATATATTAAAAGTTTTATTTAATAAATTAAGTTTTAAAGTATAAAAAAATGAGTTTATAAAACTCATTAAAATTATGCTATTTATTTTTGTTTACCATTTTGCTGATTAATTTTAGGTCTCTTATTTGTATCTGTTCATTTCTTAGCACCATTATGGTATGCAGAGTAAGTTTTTATTTTACTAGTATCCCAACTAGATAGATTTTGGTCAAAATTTTCTGCATCTAAAAACATTGCTTCTATATTTTCTAAACTTGATGTTTTTCAATTTGAAATATCTTGATTAAACATTTTTGCTTTATTAAACATATTACCCATATCTTTAACTTTGCTTACATCTCAATTATTTAGTGATTTATTTTTATTGATAAATTTTTCAGCTGAACCAAACATAAATCTCATTTTTTTAACATTACCAACATTTCACTCGCTTAGATCTTGATTAAATTCCTTAGCTTCTAAAAACATTTGTGTCATATCTTCAACATTTGACACATTTCATTTTGATATATCTTGGTTGAATACATGGTTTTTTGCAAACATTGTAGACATATTTTTTACATTTTTTGTTTTTTCATTTCAAGTTAAGGGTTTTTCATTGTTATTAAATTTAGATTTTGAAAACATTTGAAGCATACTTACTACATTACTTACATCTCAGTCACTTAAATCTTGATCAAATTCTTCTGTTTCAGAAAAAGCAGAATCCATTATTCTCACATTTGAAACATCTCATTTTGAAATATCTTGATTAAATTTTTTAGCACCAACAAACATTTGATCAATAGTTTCTAGGTTTGAAGTATCTCACATAGAAATATCTTGATTAAATTCTTCAGCATCTCAGAACATAGATCTAGTTGAAGTAATTTCTTTTGGTAATTCTTTTGGAACAATTTGAATAGAAGTTGGCATAGCAACTACTCTTATATGTGTTTTATTTCCATCGTGATTATCTTTATGCTCATGATAACCAAATTCTATAATTTCTTTTACTTCTTTTAATCCATTTACTGTTGAAAAATCAGCTGCATC
Encoded here:
- the tsaE gene encoding tRNA (adenosine(37)-N6)-threonylcarbamoyltransferase complex ATPase subunit type 1 TsaE, which codes for MKVKVNNLEQTYKLAKKVKKIIQNKKIPFYVLLKGDLGAGKTTFTKALLEEFEVKQNITSPSFVIMNQYFVNDLKINHMDAYRLNNDSELEMYLDEFLDSLNIIEWYENIDLDLNTINKLIIEIKIIDENKRLFFIGE
- the tsaB gene encoding tRNA (adenosine(37)-N6)-threonylcarbamoyltransferase complex dimerization subunit type 1 TsaB; its protein translation is MNLFIDTTNWKLIYILEKDDQIIDSLIILNNKKLSDIAILKLNEFLLKNKLTIKDLKAFYLTIGPGSYTGVRVGLTIVKTLKVLNNNFEVFIINSLLYQAGLNNVISCIDARSNKYYISVYNNAKQLLDISLIEQNQIDDLLFKYKDFELVNDYEFDYIKHYLDLKKFFINIKDDNQLNPLYIKSFI
- a CDS encoding BspA family leucine-rich repeat surface protein; translation: MKKLLTVLGSMTLITTVGTSVIACKTTDSTISETQLAQKVKNIWNDNFKDKITSAKNFSMIVEMIKDKLNNKEKELVDLSNQEESRNRPKKWEPNQKINVKVGEQKIELDFGEVKEGRKATKYKDPKTGEIKTTDAADFSTVNGLKEVKEIIEFGYHEHKDNHDGNKTHIRVVAMPTSIQIVPKELPKEITSTRSMFWDAEEFNQDISMWDTSNLETIDQMFVGAKKFNQDISKWDVSNVRIMDSAFSETEEFDQDLSDWDVSNVVSMLQMFSKSKFNNNEKPLTWNEKTKNVKNMSTMFAKNHVFNQDISKWNVSNVEDMTQMFLEAKEFNQDLSEWNVGNVKKMRFMFGSAEKFINKNKSLNNWDVSKVKDMGNMFNKAKMFNQDISNWKTSSLENIEAMFLDAENFDQNLSSWDTSKIKTYSAYHNGAKKWTDTNKRPKINQQNGKQK